One segment of Polaribacter huanghezhanensis DNA contains the following:
- a CDS encoding universal stress protein — translation MKKILVPIDFSVQSEYAMKLVSKITNETEIEVHLLHLLELPKGHVDMGSGSNFGIPQSMFYIQKIKEKISKLKKEFFSTDTKVKYAIRFEKPAEGILKFSKKINADLILMGSKERTIFDELLISSNIKRVVRESKAPILVVKNDPQDFNIKELVFASNFNEEDRKSFEVLLNFSQKFESKIHLLNVNTMNRFKSTKKARQKMESFLSAYQDPKHSINVYNDDSVENGILNFSKEINADLIALSTHERSGLFRLFNKSISKSLSKSSLKPVITFLI, via the coding sequence ATGAAAAAAATTCTAGTTCCTATAGATTTTTCTGTACAGTCTGAGTATGCAATGAAGTTAGTTTCAAAAATAACAAATGAAACCGAAATCGAAGTACATCTTTTACATTTATTAGAACTCCCAAAGGGTCATGTAGACATGGGTTCTGGTAGTAATTTTGGCATACCACAAAGTATGTTCTATATTCAAAAAATAAAAGAAAAAATCAGCAAGCTTAAAAAAGAGTTTTTTAGCACCGACACAAAAGTGAAGTATGCAATACGTTTTGAGAAACCAGCTGAAGGTATTTTAAAATTTAGCAAAAAAATAAACGCTGATTTAATTCTAATGGGCTCTAAAGAGAGAACAATTTTTGACGAATTATTAATTAGCTCGAATATTAAAAGGGTGGTTCGCGAATCTAAAGCGCCCATTTTAGTTGTTAAAAACGACCCTCAAGACTTTAATATTAAAGAATTGGTTTTTGCATCTAACTTTAATGAAGAAGACAGAAAATCTTTCGAAGTTTTATTAAATTTTTCACAAAAATTTGAAAGTAAAATACATTTATTGAATGTAAATACAATGAATCGATTTAAAAGCACAAAAAAGGCGAGACAAAAAATGGAAAGTTTTTTAAGCGCCTATCAAGACCCTAAACATTCTATTAATGTATACAATGATGATTCTGTAGAAAATGGTATCTTAAATTTTTCTAAAGAAATAAATGCCGATTTAATTGCGCTTTCTACTCATGAAAGAAGTGGACTTTTTAGATTATTCAACAAAAGCATTAGCAAAAGTCTTTCTAAAAGCTCTTTAAAACCAGTTATTACTTTCTTAATTTAA
- the nusA gene encoding transcription termination factor NusA, with the protein MENIDLIDSFSEFKDNKSIDRVTLMSILEEVFRAALKRKFGSDDNFDIIINPDKGDLEIWRNRVVVADEMSEDDNEEIELTEARKIEPDFEIGEDVSEEVKLIDLGRRAILALRQNLISKIQEHDSTNIFKQFKDLEGEIYSAEVHHIRHNAVILLDDEGNELVLPKSEQIRSDFFRKGDSVRGVIKTVELRGTKPAIILSRTSPEFLVKLFEQEIPEVFDGLITIEGVARIPGEKAKVAVDSYDDRIDPVGACVGMKGSRIHGIVRELGNENIDVINYTKNEQLYIARALSPAKIVSMEIKPAEEVIDGKKGRVNVFLKPEEVSKAIGKGGVNIRLASQLTGYEIDVQREGIEDEDVELTEFGDEIEGWVIDELKKIGLDTARSVLEKDVAELLKRTDLEEETILEVQRILKDEFED; encoded by the coding sequence ATGGAAAATATAGATTTAATTGATTCATTTTCAGAGTTTAAAGACAATAAAAGTATAGACAGAGTAACATTAATGTCTATTTTAGAAGAAGTTTTTAGAGCTGCACTGAAACGTAAATTTGGATCAGATGATAATTTTGATATCATTATCAATCCAGATAAAGGAGATTTAGAGATTTGGAGAAATAGAGTTGTGGTTGCAGATGAAATGTCAGAAGACGATAATGAAGAAATAGAACTAACTGAAGCTAGAAAAATTGAACCAGATTTTGAGATTGGTGAAGATGTATCTGAAGAAGTAAAATTAATTGATTTAGGTAGAAGAGCTATTTTAGCATTGCGTCAGAATTTGATTTCAAAAATTCAAGAGCACGATAGCACAAACATCTTTAAACAATTTAAAGATTTAGAAGGAGAAATTTATAGTGCAGAAGTGCATCATATTCGTCATAATGCAGTAATTTTACTTGATGATGAAGGAAACGAATTGGTATTGCCTAAAAGTGAACAAATTCGTTCAGACTTTTTTAGAAAAGGAGATTCTGTTAGAGGTGTTATTAAAACGGTAGAATTAAGAGGAACAAAACCGGCGATCATTTTATCAAGAACATCTCCAGAGTTTTTAGTGAAATTATTTGAACAAGAAATTCCAGAAGTTTTTGACGGATTGATTACCATTGAAGGTGTTGCAAGAATTCCTGGCGAAAAAGCAAAAGTAGCTGTAGATTCTTATGACGATAGAATAGATCCTGTTGGAGCTTGTGTTGGAATGAAAGGATCTCGTATTCATGGAATTGTTCGTGAATTAGGAAATGAAAACATTGATGTCATAAATTATACAAAAAACGAACAATTATATATAGCTAGAGCATTAAGTCCAGCAAAAATTGTTTCAATGGAAATCAAACCAGCAGAAGAGGTTATAGATGGTAAAAAAGGACGTGTAAATGTATTCTTAAAACCAGAAGAAGTTTCTAAAGCAATTGGTAAAGGCGGTGTAAACATTCGTTTAGCTAGTCAATTGACTGGTTATGAAATTGATGTGCAACGAGAAGGGATAGAAGATGAAGATGTTGAATTAACAGAATTTGGTGATGAAATCGAAGGATGGGTAATTGACGAATTGAAAAAAATAGGTTTAGATACTGCAAGAAGCGTCTTAGAAAAAGATGTAGCAGAATTACTGAAAAGAACAGATTTGGAAGAGGAAACAATTCTAGAAGTTCAAAGAATATTAAAAGACGAATTTGAAGATTAA
- a CDS encoding DUF2723 domain-containing protein: MMTDSTYKKWNTITGWVIFAIALTTYTLTREPTVSAWDCGEYISTAVKLEVGHPPGAPLFQMLGAFFAMFTSELSGIAKMVNFMSALASAFTILFMFWTITNLAKKMTSKEDESSLSNTIAILGSGVVGALAYTFSDSFWFSAVEGEVYAMSSFLMAVLFWLGLKWENEMHLPRGNKWLLLISFVVGLSFGVHILSLLVIPAIVLLYFFKTYHTITIKTTAIATVISVIILAFVFKFLFPYTLQFFSSTEIFFVNSIGLPFNSGSIIAAIILLAAFYFGIKYTRKNNKVHLNTLILSILFIMMGFSSWLMLPIRANADTTINENNPSSARELLAYYNREQYGDANVFYDTYYSIKYNTDDLDKTKPYVDGKPKYEKDLKNEKYVIVNNYKNTVPNYSSKHKGFIPRMVDPEREANYKTIVGIPAKSKRRPTFGENLHFMFSFQFGYMYGRYFMWNFVGKQNDKQGQLDIFNGNWISGINFIDEARLGSQKNLPDDVKENKGRNKYYFLPLILGIIGLLYQIKFDKKNFYALFLFFAFTGFAVIFYTNPKSFEVRERDYAVVGSFYIFAIWIGFGVFALYQYLKHLGNKKMIATSVFLISLLAVPTLMATENWDDHDRSNRYTTRLNAQAYLESCDPNAIMFTIGDNDTFPLWYMQEVEGIRRDIKLVNTSLFATDWYIDQMKRATYEAPPIPSQLTHDKYKTGSLDVAYHVPHPQFKDSIIGIKNFMRWIASDNPVTYYDTGEEKLKTYPTNKIRIPVNKENALKSGIVDAKDADKMVDYIDITVDARGLTKNRILMLDILANFDWKQPIYFTGGANDDGEYIWLKDFLQLDGMAFKLVPIKTPMIEVDAAGNKIRERNMFDMGRIDSEKMYNNIQKLEWRNINSGKIYIDEQTRKNAISLRNNMLRLAETFADEKNFEKAEEILDLSLEKMPIEKFDHYSIALGYPEIYYQIGKQEKARKTAETLIKILQQKLLWYSTFDNKFNSVIIDELQNVLLMYKRGVLEQVATSDKDTVYVKKLQQDFMSSMKLFDHLMEE, encoded by the coding sequence ATGATGACAGATTCTACATACAAAAAATGGAACACAATTACTGGTTGGGTTATTTTTGCTATTGCATTAACAACATACACCTTAACAAGAGAGCCAACAGTGAGTGCTTGGGATTGTGGGGAATATATCTCTACCGCAGTAAAATTAGAAGTTGGTCATCCGCCAGGGGCACCATTATTTCAAATGTTAGGAGCCTTTTTTGCAATGTTTACTAGCGAATTAAGTGGAATTGCTAAAATGGTGAACTTTATGTCTGCTTTAGCAAGTGCATTTACCATTTTATTTATGTTTTGGACCATTACCAATTTGGCTAAAAAAATGACCTCTAAAGAGGATGAATCATCTTTATCTAACACTATTGCTATTCTTGGTTCTGGAGTTGTTGGTGCTTTAGCCTATACTTTTTCTGATAGTTTCTGGTTTAGTGCTGTAGAAGGGGAAGTCTACGCAATGTCTTCCTTCTTAATGGCAGTTTTGTTTTGGCTGGGTTTAAAGTGGGAAAACGAAATGCATTTACCAAGAGGAAATAAATGGTTACTTCTTATTAGTTTTGTCGTAGGTTTATCATTTGGAGTGCACATCTTATCATTATTGGTGATTCCTGCAATTGTACTATTGTATTTCTTTAAAACATATCATACAATAACCATAAAAACCACCGCAATTGCAACCGTTATTTCTGTAATAATTTTAGCTTTTGTCTTTAAATTTTTATTTCCGTACACCTTACAATTTTTCAGTTCAACAGAAATATTTTTTGTAAACTCAATAGGGTTACCATTTAATTCTGGAAGTATTATTGCAGCAATTATACTCCTTGCAGCTTTTTACTTTGGAATAAAATATACGCGCAAAAACAATAAAGTACATTTAAACACACTTATTTTATCTATTTTATTTATCATGATGGGCTTTTCATCGTGGTTAATGTTGCCAATTAGAGCAAATGCGGATACGACTATCAACGAAAATAATCCGTCAAGCGCAAGAGAGTTACTAGCATATTATAATAGAGAACAATATGGCGATGCCAATGTTTTTTACGACACCTATTACTCTATCAAATACAATACAGACGATTTAGATAAAACCAAACCTTATGTAGATGGGAAACCTAAATATGAAAAGGATTTAAAAAACGAAAAATATGTTATTGTAAACAACTACAAAAACACCGTGCCTAATTATTCGTCAAAACACAAAGGATTTATCCCAAGAATGGTAGATCCGGAAAGAGAGGCAAATTACAAAACCATTGTTGGCATTCCTGCAAAATCTAAACGAAGACCAACTTTTGGAGAAAACTTGCATTTTATGTTCAGTTTTCAATTTGGTTATATGTATGGGCGTTATTTTATGTGGAATTTTGTGGGGAAACAAAACGACAAACAAGGACAGTTAGATATATTTAACGGAAACTGGATTAGCGGAATTAATTTTATTGACGAAGCCAGATTGGGTTCTCAAAAAAATTTACCAGACGATGTTAAAGAAAATAAAGGAAGAAATAAATATTATTTTTTACCACTAATCCTAGGAATTATCGGCTTGTTATATCAAATAAAATTTGATAAGAAAAATTTCTATGCCCTCTTTTTATTCTTTGCATTTACCGGTTTTGCTGTTATCTTTTACACAAATCCAAAATCTTTTGAAGTTAGAGAACGAGATTATGCCGTCGTTGGTTCCTTTTACATTTTTGCTATTTGGATTGGTTTTGGCGTATTTGCCTTGTATCAATATTTAAAACATTTAGGAAACAAAAAAATGATTGCAACTTCAGTTTTTCTAATTTCATTATTAGCTGTTCCTACTTTAATGGCAACAGAAAACTGGGATGATCACGATAGATCTAATCGGTATACAACTCGTTTAAACGCACAAGCCTATTTAGAATCTTGTGATCCCAATGCTATTATGTTTACTATTGGCGATAACGATACTTTTCCGCTTTGGTATATGCAAGAAGTAGAAGGAATTCGAAGAGATATTAAATTAGTAAACACCAGTTTATTTGCTACAGATTGGTACATCGATCAAATGAAAAGAGCAACGTATGAAGCTCCGCCAATTCCATCGCAATTAACGCATGATAAATACAAAACGGGTTCTTTAGATGTTGCCTATCATGTACCTCATCCTCAATTTAAAGATTCAATTATCGGAATTAAAAATTTTATGAGATGGATAGCAAGCGACAATCCTGTTACTTATTATGATACAGGAGAAGAAAAGCTAAAAACATACCCAACCAACAAAATTAGAATTCCTGTCAACAAAGAAAATGCATTAAAAAGCGGAATTGTTGATGCAAAAGATGCTGATAAAATGGTTGATTATATTGACATTACTGTTGATGCAAGAGGCTTGACGAAAAATCGAATTTTAATGTTAGACATTCTAGCAAATTTTGATTGGAAACAACCTATTTATTTTACAGGTGGCGCAAATGATGATGGAGAATATATTTGGTTAAAAGATTTTTTACAATTAGACGGAATGGCATTTAAATTGGTTCCAATAAAAACACCAATGATTGAAGTTGATGCTGCTGGAAATAAGATTAGAGAGCGAAATATGTTTGATATGGGAAGAATCGATTCTGAAAAAATGTACAACAATATTCAGAAATTAGAATGGAGAAACATCAATAGTGGTAAAATTTATATTGATGAGCAGACACGTAAAAATGCCATCTCGTTACGTAATAATATGTTGCGTTTGGCAGAAACTTTTGCTGATGAAAAAAACTTTGAAAAAGCAGAAGAAATTCTAGATTTATCTTTAGAAAAAATGCCAATTGAAAAATTTGATCATTATAGCATTGCTTTAGGATATCCAGAAATTTACTATCAAATTGGCAAGCAAGAAAAAGCAAGAAAAACTGCTGAAACACTTATTAAAATACTGCAACAAAAATTACTTTGGTACAGTACTTTTGATAACAAGTTTAATAGTGTAATTATAGATGAATTACAAAACGTTTTATTAATGTATAAAAGAGGTGTTTTAGAACAAGTTGCTACAAGTGATAAAGACACTGTCTATGTTAAAAAACTACAGCAAGATTTTATGAGTTCTATGAAGTTATTTGACCATTTAATGGAAGAGTAA
- the rimP gene encoding ribosome assembly cofactor RimP, which yields MNKKKVQDLLEEALAENQSLYLIELSFLPGNKIQVVVDGDEGISLSECIRINKSIESSFDREEEDFALEVTSPDIAEPLKVKRQYLKNLNRIITVKLNDKKIEGTLIEVNKEDIVLSWKAREPKPVGKGKVTVDKTEKIAYQDIIEAKVKIIF from the coding sequence ATGAATAAAAAAAAAGTACAAGATTTATTAGAGGAAGCATTGGCAGAAAACCAATCTTTATATTTAATTGAATTGTCTTTTTTACCAGGAAACAAAATTCAGGTTGTCGTTGATGGTGATGAAGGAATTTCTTTAAGCGAATGTATTAGAATCAATAAAAGTATTGAGAGTAGCTTTGATAGAGAAGAAGAAGATTTTGCGTTAGAAGTTACTTCTCCAGATATTGCAGAGCCATTAAAAGTTAAAAGACAGTATCTTAAAAACCTTAATAGAATAATAACTGTTAAGTTAAATGATAAAAAAATTGAAGGAACTTTAATAGAAGTAAATAAAGAAGATATAGTATTGTCTTGGAAAGCAAGAGAACCAAAGCCTGTTGGTAAAGGAAAAGTGACTGTTGATAAAACAGAAAAAATAGCTTATCAAGATATAATTGAAGCAAAAGTGAAGATAATTTTTTAA